In the Peptoclostridium acidaminophilum DSM 3953 genome, one interval contains:
- the yedF gene encoding sulfurtransferase-like selenium metabolism protein YedF produces the protein MMTQIDARGLACPQPVIMTKKAIEASNEPVVAIVDNETAKENIIKLAKSMNCEYRDYKKDGLFHIEISKGELPEEAAVLESEVDFQNGDTVILVQSDKFGLGGDELGAVLIRNFIYTLTESESYPKAVLFVNGGVKLTTENEHTVENLKILEGAGVKIISCGTCLDFFGLKEKLSVGGIGNMYDMVENMKAAGNTITIG, from the coding sequence ATGATGACACAAATAGATGCAAGAGGGCTGGCTTGTCCGCAGCCAGTAATAATGACAAAGAAGGCGATAGAAGCCTCGAATGAGCCTGTAGTGGCCATTGTGGACAATGAAACCGCAAAAGAGAACATTATTAAGCTTGCAAAGTCAATGAACTGCGAGTACAGGGATTATAAAAAGGACGGGTTATTCCACATAGAAATTTCAAAGGGAGAGCTGCCCGAGGAAGCCGCAGTTCTAGAATCTGAGGTTGATTTCCAAAATGGAGACACTGTCATACTCGTACAGTCGGACAAGTTTGGACTGGGCGGAGATGAACTGGGGGCTGTTCTTATAAGGAACTTCATATACACTCTGACAGAATCAGAGTCTTATCCAAAGGCGGTGCTTTTTGTAAATGGCGGCGTGAAGCTTACAACCGAAAACGAACACACAGTTGAAAACCTTAAGATACTTGAGGGAGCAGGAGTTAAAATAATTTCGTGCGGAACCTGCCTTGATTTCTTTGGTTTGAAGGAGAAGCTAAGCGTAGGGGGAATAGGAAACATGTATGACATGGTTGAGAATATGAAAGCAGCAGGAAATACAATAACAATAGGGTAG
- the rsmG gene encoding 16S rRNA (guanine(527)-N(7))-methyltransferase RsmG, with amino-acid sequence MDNGEYLKKGIEEIGLSADDRLVEKFETYKRLLLEWNEKMNLTAITQEREIYIKHFVDSLSCICSGVIKSDSRIIDVGTGAGFPGLPLKIYDESLKLTLLDSLRKRINFLENVCGEIGLSGVEFLHSRAEDAGNDKRYREKFDVAVSRAVAPLNVLLEYCTPFIRKGGYFVCQKGPAADEELVQAAKSMKELGVALEEKLIIKLPFTDISHYVLVFRKVSNTPSKYPRKAGLPSKKPIA; translated from the coding sequence ATGGACAACGGTGAATATTTAAAAAAAGGAATTGAAGAGATAGGCCTCTCGGCTGACGATAGGCTGGTTGAAAAATTTGAAACCTACAAGAGGTTATTGCTCGAGTGGAATGAAAAAATGAACCTCACGGCCATAACGCAGGAGCGGGAGATATACATCAAGCACTTTGTAGATTCCCTATCGTGCATTTGCAGCGGAGTAATAAAAAGCGACAGCCGGATAATAGATGTTGGGACCGGAGCTGGATTCCCCGGATTGCCGCTGAAGATATACGATGAAAGCCTAAAGCTCACTCTGTTAGATTCGCTAAGGAAGCGCATAAACTTCCTTGAAAACGTATGCGGCGAGATAGGCCTGAGCGGCGTTGAATTCCTCCATTCGAGAGCTGAGGATGCAGGAAATGACAAAAGGTACAGGGAAAAATTTGATGTCGCCGTATCAAGGGCTGTGGCTCCGCTTAACGTACTTCTTGAATATTGCACGCCCTTCATAAGAAAGGGCGGCTATTTCGTGTGCCAGAAAGGGCCGGCAGCAGACGAGGAGCTGGTGCAGGCAGCAAAGTCAATGAAGGAGCTCGGGGTAGCGCTTGAAGAAAAGCTGATTATTAAGCTGCCGTTTACAGACATAAGCCACTATGTGCTTGTTTTCAGAAAGGTTTCGAACACGCCTTCAAAATATCCCAGAAAAGCAGGGCTTCCATCGAAAAAGCCCATAGCGTAA
- a CDS encoding DUF5711 family protein gives MKIIKPMLITTFIAAVLLLNPKTIQFITKAVGESGRQLTEVAKFSYGNTSNMKIMGFQNGIVIYNGRKISLLDKKGHKQGEAELRSNDYDMAVQNGRILFLDRVKRTLAVIEKNGKISKQIKFAEKPVFVEAIGKDRFIVHYVYDMNEKAEGMRIFNMSGKQIKDMQISNISINFISPDVKGQGFLVSGLTIEKERLYNSVMHYNINGDMETADKAENRVFTGGMLVDDKFVMWEEGYIELRDSELKYINSLRIDSGIVQLKREESGFTVLDGSSRIRRFNLDGIEIEQEKYAHRIYGVNEVAGTDLLNSQRSVEIMGTKESLNFTNDIIDAFKVGDDCLGLVFRGEIRIIAVD, from the coding sequence TTGAAGATTATTAAACCAATGCTGATAACGACTTTTATTGCAGCAGTACTGCTTTTGAATCCAAAGACAATTCAGTTCATAACAAAAGCCGTAGGTGAATCAGGCCGCCAATTGACCGAGGTGGCAAAGTTTTCATATGGGAACACTTCAAATATGAAGATAATGGGGTTCCAAAACGGTATAGTAATCTATAACGGCAGAAAAATAAGTCTGCTCGATAAAAAAGGGCACAAGCAGGGTGAGGCCGAGCTCAGATCAAATGATTATGACATGGCGGTTCAAAATGGCAGGATACTTTTTCTCGACAGGGTGAAAAGGACACTGGCAGTAATTGAGAAAAATGGCAAAATATCAAAACAGATTAAATTTGCAGAAAAGCCTGTTTTTGTAGAAGCCATAGGCAAAGACAGATTCATAGTCCACTATGTATACGATATGAACGAAAAAGCTGAAGGCATGAGGATATTCAACATGTCTGGAAAACAGATAAAGGATATGCAAATATCAAATATAAGCATAAACTTCATTTCGCCGGATGTAAAAGGCCAGGGATTTCTGGTGAGCGGACTTACGATTGAAAAAGAAAGGCTCTACAACAGCGTGATGCACTACAACATAAACGGAGACATGGAGACTGCCGATAAGGCTGAAAATAGGGTATTTACGGGCGGAATGCTTGTTGATGACAAATTTGTAATGTGGGAGGAAGGCTATATTGAGCTGCGAGATTCGGAGCTCAAATATATCAATTCGCTAAGAATAGACAGTGGCATAGTGCAGCTAAAGCGTGAGGAAAGTGGCTTTACAGTATTGGACGGCTCAAGCAGAATAAGGCGTTTCAATCTTGATGGAATTGAAATTGAGCAAGAAAAGTATGCGCACAGGATATACGGAGTTAATGAGGTGGCAGGCACGGATTTGCTTAATTCTCAAAGAAGCGTGGAGATTATGGGCACAAAAGAGAGTCTGAACTTTACAAACGACATAATAGACGCATTCAAGGTAGGAGATGACTGCCTGGGGCTTGTTTTCAGGGGAGAAATAAGGATAATAGCGGTAGACTAG
- a CDS encoding ParB/RepB/Spo0J family partition protein: MEKLGVMIPIDKITPNSNQPRRDFDNERLQSLSDSIKLHGLLQPIVVQKIGSKHVIVAGERRYRASLIAGAEHMPCIVLESSQQKKVMEMALVENIQRENLNPVEEALAYKALIEEYGTTQEEISKAVGKSRPYITNTLRLLNLPDQVLTLVRDGSISAGHAKAILRIEDKRLQAQTANDIIQKGLSVRAVEDIAKTLSKTKSKGLQSKSKADIFTEHLQERLVETLGTKVVIIQSKKKGKIEIEYYSEEELEKITSLILDK; encoded by the coding sequence TTGGAAAAGCTAGGGGTTATGATTCCAATAGACAAAATAACTCCAAACAGCAACCAGCCGCGCAGGGACTTTGACAATGAAAGGCTCCAGTCGCTTTCTGATTCGATAAAGCTACACGGACTGCTGCAGCCAATAGTGGTGCAAAAAATAGGTTCAAAGCACGTAATAGTTGCAGGCGAGAGGAGATACAGGGCTTCACTCATTGCCGGTGCAGAGCATATGCCGTGCATAGTGCTCGAATCATCCCAGCAGAAAAAGGTCATGGAAATGGCGCTTGTAGAGAACATTCAGAGAGAAAATCTCAATCCTGTTGAAGAGGCGCTGGCTTACAAGGCTCTCATTGAAGAGTACGGCACTACCCAGGAGGAAATATCCAAGGCAGTGGGCAAAAGCAGGCCCTACATAACAAATACGTTGCGGCTTTTGAATCTGCCTGACCAGGTACTTACGCTTGTAAGGGATGGGAGCATTTCAGCCGGACATGCAAAAGCCATTCTAAGAATAGAGGACAAGCGGCTGCAAGCTCAGACGGCAAACGACATAATTCAGAAGGGGCTCTCGGTAAGAGCTGTTGAAGATATAGCAAAGACACTTTCAAAGACTAAGAGTAAAGGTCTCCAGAGCAAATCCAAAGCCGACATCTTTACGGAGCACTTGCAGGAAAGGCTAGTCGAAACTCTCGGGACTAAAGTCGTAATTATACAGAGTAAAAAAAAGGGCAAGATAGAAATAGAATACTACAGTGAAGAAGAGCTCGAAAAAATCACAAGTCTCATACTTGACAAGTAA
- the mnmE gene encoding tRNA uridine-5-carboxymethylaminomethyl(34) synthesis GTPase MnmE: MMMDETIAAISSASGEGGIGIIRISGERAYDICKAIFVPAAGKAIEDYSPRTMMYGHVQDGDIALDEVLAVYMKAPHSYTKEDVVEINCHGGYISLRKILHLILKSGARLAEPGEFTKRAFLNGRLDLSQAEAVMDIIKAKTDSSHSIAQNQLEGGLSAKVRALKASVAAILAHVEVSIDFPEEDIEEITMGVLREKTEQLLEEMQELYKTAHTGKILRDGLSTVIAGKPNVGKSSLLNALIGESRAIVTNIPGTTRDVIEEYINIKGIPLRLVDTAGIRSTEDVVEKIGVEKTRQSIETADLVMLVLDASEKLSSEDIEILELLGDKKCIVIINKTDLAPALDEKEIASYVGGRSIIRISAAESTGIRELENEIAEMVYSGSVAYESSAIISNVRHKHAMEKAIGAAGECIKGIDSGMPLDFVEIDLKNVWDSLGEITGDTVSEDLLDVIFSQFCLGK, encoded by the coding sequence GTGATGATGGATGAAACCATAGCAGCCATATCGTCGGCCTCCGGAGAGGGCGGCATAGGCATAATACGAATCAGCGGAGAAAGGGCATACGACATATGCAAAGCCATATTTGTGCCCGCAGCAGGCAAAGCAATTGAAGATTACAGTCCCCGGACAATGATGTACGGCCATGTGCAGGATGGCGACATTGCGCTGGATGAGGTTCTTGCAGTATATATGAAGGCTCCTCACAGTTATACAAAAGAAGATGTGGTGGAGATTAACTGCCACGGCGGCTATATATCGCTGCGAAAGATACTGCATCTTATTTTGAAAAGCGGCGCCAGGCTTGCAGAGCCTGGCGAATTCACAAAAAGGGCATTTTTAAACGGCAGACTAGACCTTTCGCAGGCCGAGGCCGTAATGGATATAATAAAAGCTAAGACGGACTCAAGCCATAGCATTGCCCAAAACCAGCTGGAAGGAGGGCTGTCGGCCAAAGTAAGAGCCCTCAAGGCAAGCGTGGCCGCCATACTTGCTCATGTTGAGGTCTCTATAGATTTTCCTGAGGAGGACATAGAGGAGATAACCATGGGTGTGCTCAGGGAAAAGACTGAGCAGCTGTTGGAAGAAATGCAGGAGCTCTACAAGACGGCCCATACGGGAAAGATACTAAGGGACGGGCTCAGCACTGTCATAGCAGGGAAGCCGAATGTGGGCAAGTCATCGCTTTTGAATGCCTTGATAGGCGAATCAAGAGCCATAGTGACAAACATACCAGGAACTACGCGCGACGTAATAGAAGAATATATAAACATAAAGGGAATACCTCTCAGGCTTGTTGACACTGCAGGCATAAGGAGCACAGAGGATGTTGTTGAAAAAATAGGAGTCGAAAAGACAAGACAGTCCATAGAAACTGCAGATCTTGTAATGCTTGTTCTTGACGCATCCGAGAAGCTGTCATCTGAAGACATTGAAATATTAGAGCTGTTGGGAGACAAAAAATGCATAGTAATAATAAACAAGACAGACCTTGCGCCTGCGCTCGATGAAAAAGAGATTGCAAGCTATGTTGGAGGCAGGAGCATAATAAGGATCTCGGCCGCAGAAAGCACAGGCATACGGGAGCTGGAGAACGAGATTGCTGAGATGGTGTATTCGGGGTCGGTTGCATATGAATCGAGCGCAATAATATCAAATGTAAGGCACAAGCATGCCATGGAAAAGGCAATAGGAGCAGCCGGCGAATGTATAAAAGGCATAGATTCGGGGATGCCGCTTGACTTTGTCGAGATAGACCTGAAAAATGTTTGGGACAGCCTGGGAGAGATTACGGGGGATACTGTGAGCGAAGACCTGCTGGATGTTATATTCAGCCAGTTCTGCCTGGGTAAATAA
- a CDS encoding CvpA family protein: protein MGYISQLNHIDIIIIVVVLFFGMRGFMKGFAVSVISLAKYAVAIFFTSMYYKQLAHYITSNSTMLEFLDRLSHKLFSSLPNAETVIANSDVVFSRALAIVLLFIFANMLVSLIASFVDGMLKIKSLGFLNKLAGFIFGAAKGLILIMLVFIIVNPFAALNPEGGFAKSLNESLITKYIYMYNFMFKYFNGLIEIFNGNHLG from the coding sequence ATGGGCTATATTTCCCAGCTTAATCACATAGACATAATAATAATTGTGGTAGTCCTGTTTTTTGGAATGCGCGGATTCATGAAGGGATTTGCGGTTTCTGTTATAAGCCTTGCAAAATACGCCGTGGCCATATTCTTCACCAGCATGTACTACAAGCAGCTCGCCCATTATATAACATCAAATTCTACGATGCTGGAGTTCTTAGACAGACTTTCGCATAAGCTTTTTTCAAGTCTGCCGAACGCAGAGACCGTTATTGCAAATTCAGATGTTGTTTTTTCGCGGGCCTTGGCAATAGTGCTGCTTTTTATTTTTGCAAATATGCTCGTAAGTCTCATAGCATCATTTGTAGACGGAATGCTCAAGATAAAGTCACTAGGCTTCTTAAACAAGCTTGCAGGCTTCATTTTTGGAGCTGCCAAGGGGCTGATTCTTATAATGCTTGTATTCATAATAGTAAACCCTTTTGCAGCATTGAATCCTGAAGGAGGCTTTGCAAAGAGCCTGAATGAATCACTAATAACGAAATATATATACATGTACAATTTTATGTTCAAATATTTTAATGGCCTCATAGAAATATTCAATGGCAATCATCTAGGGTAA
- the mnmG gene encoding tRNA uridine-5-carboxymethylaminomethyl(34) synthesis enzyme MnmG, translating into MKFNAGSYDVIVIGAGHAGCEAALASARMGCKTLVITLSIESIALMPCNPSIGGSGKGHLVREIDALGGEMAVNTDKTLIQMRMLNTTKGPAVHSLRAQSDKYKYHMEMRRVLENQENLEVIMDEVVELVSDGSKLEGVVTKLGAHYCAKAVIICSGVYLRSRIFIGEVNFESGPLGLMGANELTNSLMTLGVKLARFKTGTPARVHMDSLDFSKMETVHGEDNPEPFSFMSDSLEFEQHPCYLVRTNQRTHEIINENLSRSAMYGGYVEGIGPRYCPSIEDKVVRFADKPSHQFFVEPEGEYSKEMYISGFSTSLPYEVQLQIYKSVKGLEHCRMIRPAYAIEYDCIDPLQLNATLEMKDIENLFCAGQFNGTSGYEEAAAQGLMAGINAALKIKGREPLILDRSEAYIGVLIDDLVTKGTSEPYRIMTSRAEYRLLLRQDNADLRLTEKGHQIGLVTRERYEKFLRKKSEIEIELSRLSDGKVHPVEVAGIFANMGVAPMKAPMSLYEFMKRPEVDYKLLEAIGKGPAAELDERVKQQCEITIKYEGYIQKQLKQVEQFKKLEKRGIPEDVDYEAIEGLRLEAKQKLSKIKPLSIGQASRISGVSPADVSVLLVYLESRVRSQQGR; encoded by the coding sequence ATGAAGTTTAACGCGGGAAGCTATGATGTGATAGTTATAGGGGCAGGCCATGCGGGCTGCGAGGCGGCCTTGGCTTCTGCCAGAATGGGCTGTAAAACGCTTGTAATAACACTTTCAATAGAGTCGATAGCGCTAATGCCCTGCAACCCTTCCATAGGAGGATCGGGCAAAGGCCATCTAGTGAGGGAGATAGACGCGCTCGGCGGAGAAATGGCCGTAAATACAGACAAGACACTTATACAAATGAGGATGCTCAACACTACAAAAGGGCCGGCAGTCCACTCGCTAAGGGCGCAGTCAGACAAGTACAAGTACCACATGGAGATGAGACGCGTACTCGAGAATCAGGAGAACCTAGAGGTCATAATGGATGAGGTTGTCGAGCTGGTGTCAGATGGAAGCAAGTTAGAAGGAGTCGTCACAAAACTGGGAGCCCACTACTGCGCAAAAGCAGTCATTATTTGCAGCGGAGTGTATCTCAGGTCGAGGATATTCATAGGAGAGGTCAATTTCGAATCAGGACCTCTGGGGCTTATGGGAGCAAATGAGCTTACGAACAGCCTTATGACTCTCGGCGTAAAGCTGGCCAGATTCAAGACGGGTACGCCGGCAAGGGTTCACATGGACAGTCTTGATTTTTCCAAGATGGAGACGGTTCATGGCGAGGACAACCCGGAGCCATTTTCTTTCATGAGTGATTCGCTTGAATTTGAACAGCATCCCTGCTACCTGGTCAGAACAAATCAGAGAACGCATGAAATAATAAATGAAAACCTGAGCCGCTCGGCTATGTACGGAGGCTACGTGGAAGGCATAGGACCAAGATACTGCCCTTCCATAGAGGACAAGGTTGTAAGGTTTGCAGACAAGCCTTCCCACCAGTTTTTTGTAGAGCCTGAGGGCGAATACTCAAAGGAGATGTATATATCGGGCTTCTCGACAAGCCTGCCCTATGAGGTGCAGCTGCAGATATATAAGAGTGTCAAGGGATTGGAGCATTGCAGGATGATAAGGCCGGCTTATGCCATAGAGTATGACTGCATAGACCCGCTGCAGCTTAATGCAACGCTTGAGATGAAGGATATAGAGAACCTGTTTTGTGCCGGGCAGTTCAACGGCACATCAGGCTACGAGGAGGCGGCGGCGCAGGGGCTCATGGCCGGCATAAACGCGGCACTCAAGATAAAGGGCCGGGAGCCGCTTATACTCGACCGCTCAGAAGCCTATATAGGGGTGCTGATAGATGATCTTGTAACAAAGGGCACAAGCGAGCCTTACAGGATAATGACATCAAGGGCTGAATACAGGCTGTTGCTAAGACAGGACAACGCCGATTTGAGGCTGACTGAAAAAGGACATCAGATTGGGCTCGTGACAAGGGAGAGATACGAAAAATTCCTGAGAAAAAAATCGGAAATTGAAATAGAGCTAAGCAGGCTAAGCGATGGGAAAGTCCACCCTGTTGAGGTGGCAGGTATATTTGCAAACATGGGTGTTGCTCCGATGAAGGCGCCTATGTCGCTTTATGAATTCATGAAAAGGCCCGAGGTGGATTACAAACTGCTCGAAGCCATTGGCAAAGGTCCGGCCGCGGAGCTTGATGAGCGTGTGAAGCAGCAGTGCGAGATAACAATAAAGTATGAAGGATATATTCAAAAGCAGCTAAAGCAGGTGGAGCAGTTCAAGAAGCTGGAAAAAAGGGGCATACCCGAGGATGTGGACTATGAAGCCATAGAAGGCCTCAGGCTGGAGGCGAAGCAAAAGCTTTCAAAGATAAAACCTCTTTCAATAGGCCAGGCCTCAAGAATATCGGGAGTGTCGCCGGCTGATGTTTCTGTCTTGCTTGTATATCTGGAAAGCAGGGTTAGAAGCCAACAGGGCCGCTAG
- a CDS encoding YidC/Oxa1 family membrane protein insertase translates to MSALSGALGALLKLVFEMINNYGLAIIVFTVLVKLALYPLTRAQTKSMKEMQHVQPMIKQLQEKYKDNQQLMQQKVMEVYKEHKINPAAGCLPILIQMPILIGLFNVLREPVKYVFKSQAAYDAINTSFMWISDLAKPDVIPLGGFEMPWILPILAALTTYFASAMMNAKTPKTDKKDSTQMTQMMMLYMLPLMILWWGKTFPAGLTLYWVVSNVFQIAQQYVIMRPEKS, encoded by the coding sequence AGGAGCTTTGCTAAAGCTAGTATTTGAAATGATAAACAACTATGGTTTAGCCATAATAGTTTTCACCGTACTTGTAAAACTTGCGCTGTATCCGCTTACCAGAGCTCAAACAAAGTCAATGAAGGAAATGCAGCATGTCCAGCCTATGATAAAGCAGCTGCAGGAAAAATACAAGGACAACCAGCAGCTTATGCAGCAAAAGGTTATGGAGGTATACAAGGAGCACAAGATTAATCCCGCCGCGGGATGCCTTCCCATACTTATACAAATGCCAATACTTATAGGACTTTTCAATGTACTCAGAGAGCCTGTAAAATACGTGTTCAAATCTCAGGCTGCATACGATGCCATAAACACTAGCTTCATGTGGATATCAGACCTTGCAAAGCCTGATGTTATACCTCTTGGAGGCTTTGAAATGCCGTGGATACTGCCTATACTCGCAGCTCTTACGACATACTTTGCATCTGCAATGATGAATGCGAAGACACCAAAAACAGACAAGAAGGACTCAACTCAGATGACTCAGATGATGATGCTCTATATGCTTCCGCTTATGATACTTTGGTGGGGAAAAACATTCCCTGCGGGACTTACTCTTTACTGGGTTGTAAGCAACGTGTTCCAAATAGCGCAGCAATATGTAATAATGAGGCCGGAGAAAAGCTAA
- a CDS encoding DUF951 domain-containing protein — MPLKLNVGDIVVLKKSHPCGGNEFEIKRVGMDFRIKCIKCGKELWIDRVNLEKRVRKVMQAEGGEEKA, encoded by the coding sequence ATGCCTTTGAAGCTAAACGTAGGAGACATAGTAGTTCTCAAAAAGTCGCACCCGTGCGGAGGCAACGAATTTGAAATAAAAAGGGTGGGCATGGATTTTAGGATTAAATGCATCAAATGTGGCAAAGAGCTATGGATAGACAGGGTGAATCTTGAAAAAAGAGTCAGGAAGGTAATGCAGGCAGAAGGCGGAGAGGAAAAAGCTTAA
- the jag gene encoding RNA-binding cell elongation regulator Jag/EloR — translation MKIVESAGKTIEEALEKALKELNATLDEVEYDVIEEPTKGFLGILGGKAGKIRVTLKENSNKVAKEFIDEVLKCMNVELSSSVDTEDGTLNIKFDGDDDQMGYIIGRRGETLDALQFITNLVVNKNSSEHKKVLMDVGNYRQKREESLIRFSKKMARSVVRKKKPVKLEPMNPYERRIIHAALQNDPYVRTYSEGEEPNRRVVIALKK, via the coding sequence ATGAAAATTGTAGAATCCGCAGGAAAGACCATAGAAGAGGCTTTGGAAAAGGCCCTCAAGGAGCTTAACGCAACTTTGGATGAGGTTGAATACGATGTAATAGAAGAACCTACCAAGGGATTTCTCGGAATACTCGGCGGAAAAGCCGGCAAAATAAGAGTGACACTCAAGGAAAACAGCAACAAGGTTGCAAAGGAGTTCATAGACGAAGTTCTAAAGTGCATGAACGTAGAGCTTTCATCTAGCGTCGACACTGAAGACGGGACTCTCAATATTAAATTTGACGGCGATGATGATCAGATGGGTTATATAATAGGAAGAAGAGGAGAGACACTCGACGCCCTGCAGTTTATTACAAATCTTGTAGTGAACAAAAATAGCTCAGAGCATAAGAAGGTGCTTATGGATGTAGGAAACTACAGACAAAAGAGGGAAGAGTCGCTAATTCGATTCAGCAAAAAAATGGCAAGAAGCGTTGTCAGAAAGAAAAAACCTGTAAAGCTTGAGCCGATGAATCCTTACGAGAGAAGAATAATACATGCGGCGCTTCAAAATGATCCTTATGTTAGAACATACAGTGAAGGAGAAGAGCCTAACAGAAGAGTAGTTATAGCACTCAAAAAATAG
- a CDS encoding helix-turn-helix domain-containing protein — MEILTLGQKIKKLRKERNLTLKELAGNRVTAAQISHIERDKSYPSQDLLEYFSQKLSVSVDYLVESKEAQVKQISESILLKGEYYIKNKKLKSAKDELTKVIELCREYNVNSLCANAKFLLGQVYRDEGDFTMAASMFERSLILNIKTSNVKGALGCYLELGKVYMLQKCYKPATDKFIQGKNYLVDNNVINYDIERLLYINLSYCSMELGAHDDAIFYSKKVDEIEEKMKDYKHKGNSLFLLGNKYMGEGDYIRARKYFSRALDVFNEHEKKLEQAKTYLVMSYIHENLKQYEEALEKVKSAYEIHKDIENEQLVEIMFDYTRALLNKGEVESAKELSKKALATAIKLKNKLLEAKAIKYYAKSHLKEGNVEIALENMNRNIELVSKYGAKKDIADAYFEAADIYAHVSKDKELECYSKGVELYKELKIIYY, encoded by the coding sequence ATGGAGATACTTACACTGGGTCAGAAGATCAAAAAGCTCAGAAAAGAGCGTAATTTGACACTCAAGGAATTGGCCGGCAACAGAGTTACAGCGGCGCAAATAAGTCATATAGAAAGGGATAAGTCTTATCCGAGCCAGGATCTTCTGGAGTACTTTTCTCAAAAGCTGAGCGTATCTGTAGACTATCTGGTAGAAAGCAAGGAAGCTCAGGTAAAGCAAATAAGCGAATCAATTCTCCTTAAAGGGGAGTATTACATAAAGAACAAGAAGCTAAAGAGTGCCAAGGATGAGCTTACAAAGGTTATAGAGCTATGCAGGGAGTATAATGTAAACTCGCTTTGTGCAAATGCGAAGTTTCTGCTCGGCCAGGTTTACAGGGATGAAGGCGATTTCACAATGGCTGCAAGCATGTTTGAAAGGAGTCTAATACTGAACATAAAGACTTCGAATGTCAAAGGGGCGCTGGGATGCTATCTCGAACTCGGAAAGGTGTATATGCTTCAAAAGTGCTATAAGCCGGCTACAGACAAGTTCATACAGGGTAAAAACTATCTTGTCGACAATAACGTAATAAACTATGATATTGAAAGGCTTTTGTACATAAATCTCTCATACTGCAGCATGGAGCTTGGAGCTCATGACGACGCTATTTTCTACTCAAAGAAGGTAGACGAGATTGAGGAGAAGATGAAGGACTACAAGCACAAAGGTAACAGCCTGTTCCTGCTGGGCAACAAATACATGGGAGAAGGCGACTACATAAGAGCAAGAAAATATTTTTCGAGGGCCCTCGATGTTTTCAACGAGCATGAAAAAAAGCTCGAGCAGGCCAAGACATATTTGGTGATGTCGTACATACATGAGAATCTAAAGCAGTACGAGGAAGCTCTTGAAAAGGTTAAGTCAGCCTATGAAATACACAAGGATATAGAAAATGAGCAACTGGTGGAAATAATGTTCGACTACACAAGGGCTCTTTTGAATAAGGGGGAAGTCGAGTCAGCAAAGGAGCTGAGCAAAAAAGCTCTTGCAACTGCGATAAAGCTAAAGAACAAGCTGCTTGAGGCAAAGGCTATAAAATATTATGCAAAATCACACCTCAAGGAGGGAAATGTTGAAATAGCGCTCGAAAATATGAACAGAAATATAGAATTGGTAAGCAAATACGGCGCAAAAAAAGACATCGCAGACGCATATTTCGAGGCTGCCGACATATACGCACACGTATCGAAGGACAAGGAGCTTGAGTGCTACTCAAAGGGAGTAGAGCTTTATAAAGAGCTTAAAATAATATATTACTAG
- a CDS encoding DUF3343 domain-containing protein, with protein sequence MSEIYVVAFNSTHYAIKFEKILLEAGLKIMMIPSPREIIASCGLSIRFDKADMDIVLDKIKNSEVEINGVFKLTKLPNVKEKQAEKII encoded by the coding sequence ATGAGTGAGATTTATGTTGTGGCATTCAATTCAACGCACTATGCCATAAAATTCGAAAAGATACTCCTGGAGGCAGGACTCAAAATAATGATGATACCTTCACCCAGGGAGATTATAGCAAGCTGTGGCCTTTCAATCAGGTTCGACAAGGCTGACATGGATATTGTGCTGGACAAGATAAAAAATTCCGAGGTGGAGATAAACGGGGTATTTAAGCTCACAAAGCTGCCGAATGTAAAGGAAAAGCAGGCAGAAAAAATAATATAA